The Bacillus vallismortis genome window below encodes:
- the hpt gene encoding hypoxanthine phosphoribosyltransferase, which yields MMKHDIEKVLISEEEIQEKVKELGAGLTSEYQDTFPLAIGVLKGALPFMADLIKHIDTYLEMDFMDVSSYGNSTVSSGEVKIIKDLDTSVEGRDILIIEDIIDSGLTLSYLVELFRYRKAKSIKIVTLLDKPSGRKADIKADFVGFEVPDAFVVGYGLDYAERYRNLPYIGVLKPAVYES from the coding sequence ATGATGAAACATGATATCGAGAAAGTACTGATCTCAGAGGAAGAGATACAAGAGAAAGTAAAAGAGTTAGGCGCAGGCTTAACGAGCGAGTATCAAGATACATTTCCGCTGGCAATCGGTGTGTTAAAAGGAGCGCTTCCTTTTATGGCGGATCTTATCAAGCATATTGATACATATTTGGAAATGGATTTCATGGATGTATCAAGCTACGGAAATTCCACGGTTTCTTCTGGAGAAGTAAAAATCATCAAAGATTTGGATACATCTGTAGAGGGCCGGGACATCTTAATTATTGAAGATATCATCGACAGTGGGTTAACCTTAAGTTATCTAGTAGAGCTCTTCCGATACCGTAAAGCAAAATCAATTAAGATTGTTACCCTTTTGGATAAACCGAGTGGAAGAAAAGCGGACATTAAAGCAGACTTTGTAGGCTTTGAAGTCCCCGACGCGTTTGTAGTGGGTTACGGACTTGATTATGCTGAGCGCTATCGCAATCTGCCTTATATCGGAGTGTTAAAACCGGCAGTTTATGAAAGCTGA
- the pabA gene encoding aminodeoxychorismate/anthranilate synthase component II — protein MILMIDNYDSFTYNLVQYLGELGEELIVKRNDDITIEEIDELSPDFLMISPGPCSPDEAGISLEAIKHFAGEIPIFGVCLGHQSIAQVFGGDVVRAERLMHGKTSDIEHDGKTIFGGLKNPLVATRYHSLIVKPETLPSCFTVTARTKEGEIMAIRHNDLPIEGVQFHPESIMTSFGKEMLRNFIETYRKEVIA, from the coding sequence ATGATTTTAATGATTGATAACTACGATTCATTTACGTACAACTTGGTGCAGTATTTGGGCGAGCTTGGGGAAGAACTGATTGTGAAACGCAATGACGACATCACGATCGAAGAAATTGACGAACTGTCTCCGGATTTTCTGATGATTTCACCCGGACCGTGCAGCCCCGATGAGGCAGGAATCAGCCTTGAAGCAATTAAGCATTTTGCAGGGGAAATTCCCATTTTCGGTGTATGCCTCGGACATCAGTCCATCGCACAAGTGTTTGGCGGTGACGTGGTGAGGGCAGAGCGGCTTATGCACGGAAAAACCTCGGATATCGAGCATGACGGCAAGACAATCTTTGGAGGTTTGAAAAACCCCCTTGTCGCGACTCGTTATCACTCGCTGATCGTAAAACCTGAGACGCTGCCAAGCTGTTTTACAGTAACAGCCCGAACGAAAGAAGGAGAAATCATGGCGATTCGCCACAATGATCTCCCGATAGAGGGTGTGCAATTTCATCCGGAGTCTATTATGACCTCCTTTGGGAAAGAAATGCTCAGAAATTTCATTGAGACATACCGCAAGGAAGTTATTGCGTGA
- the tilS gene encoding tRNA lysidine(34) synthetase TilS codes for MKSVKDFFNKHNLALKGATIIVGVSGGPDSMALLHALHTLYGRSVNMIAAHVDHRFRGAESEEDMRFVQAYCKAEQLACETAQINVTAYAQEKALNKQAAARDCRYQFFEDIMSKYQADYLALAHHGDDQIETMLMRLAKGTLGAGLAGMQPVRRFATGRIIRPFLTITKEEILQYCRENGLSYRTDESNAKDDYTRNRFRKTVLPFLKQESPDVHKRFQKVSEALTEDEHFLQSLTKDEMNKVITSQSNTSVEINTSLLLALPMPLQRRGVQLILNYLYENVPSSFSAHHIQQFLDWAEKGSPSGVLDFPKGLRVVKSYQTCLFTFEQWQCKNVPFEYQISGAADETAVLPNGFLIEAKRYAESPEEHGNAVFITSEKKVRFPLTIRTRKAGDRIKLKGMNGSKKVKDIFIDKKLPLRERDNWPIVTDASGEIIWIPGLKKSIFEDLVIPNSNRIVLQYRQHEKCRGQAKS; via the coding sequence GTGAAAAGTGTCAAAGATTTTTTTAACAAACACAATCTTGCGTTAAAAGGGGCGACAATCATTGTAGGCGTTTCTGGCGGTCCGGACTCAATGGCTCTTCTTCACGCGCTGCATACGTTATACGGCCGTTCAGTGAATATGATTGCGGCCCACGTTGACCATCGGTTCAGGGGCGCTGAATCCGAGGAGGACATGCGTTTTGTCCAAGCTTATTGCAAGGCTGAACAGCTCGCGTGCGAAACAGCCCAAATCAATGTAACTGCCTATGCACAGGAAAAAGCTCTTAATAAGCAGGCTGCAGCACGTGATTGCCGCTATCAGTTTTTTGAGGACATCATGTCGAAGTATCAAGCGGACTATCTGGCGCTTGCGCATCATGGTGATGACCAGATTGAAACGATGCTTATGAGACTGGCTAAGGGCACGCTTGGAGCGGGACTTGCGGGAATGCAGCCGGTCAGACGTTTTGCGACGGGGCGGATCATCAGGCCGTTCTTAACCATTACAAAGGAAGAGATCCTTCAATATTGCCGTGAAAACGGCTTGAGCTACCGGACGGATGAAAGCAACGCCAAAGATGACTACACAAGAAACAGATTTAGAAAAACAGTGCTCCCGTTTTTGAAACAGGAGTCCCCGGATGTGCATAAAAGATTTCAGAAAGTAAGCGAGGCACTGACGGAAGATGAGCATTTCTTACAGTCATTAACGAAAGACGAAATGAATAAAGTAATCACAAGCCAGTCTAATACATCAGTTGAAATCAATACCTCTCTATTGCTTGCCCTCCCGATGCCTTTACAAAGAAGAGGAGTTCAACTAATATTAAACTATCTTTATGAAAACGTTCCATCATCCTTTTCAGCTCATCACATTCAGCAATTTCTCGATTGGGCGGAAAAGGGCAGTCCTTCAGGAGTATTGGATTTTCCGAAAGGATTGAGGGTGGTCAAATCTTATCAGACATGTTTGTTTACATTTGAACAATGGCAGTGCAAAAATGTTCCCTTTGAATACCAAATAAGCGGAGCTGCTGATGAAACGGCAGTGCTCCCCAATGGATTTCTGATAGAGGCAAAGCGTTATGCGGAATCGCCTGAAGAACATGGGAATGCTGTTTTTATTACAAGTGAAAAAAAGGTGCGATTTCCCTTAACGATTCGGACAAGAAAAGCTGGAGACCGGATCAAACTAAAAGGGATGAACGGCTCGAAAAAGGTAAAGGATATATTTATTGATAAGAAATTGCCTCTCCGAGAAAGAGACAACTGGCCGATTGTGACAGATGCAAGCGGTGAAATTATCTGGATACCGGGCTTGAAAAAATCAATTTTTGAAGATCTTGTGATTCCAAACAGCAACCGCATTGTATTACAATATAGACAGCATGAAAAGTGTAGGGGGCAAGCAAAATCATGA
- the hslO gene encoding redox-regulated molecular chaperone HslO, whose product MDYLIKALAYDGKVRAYAARTTDMVNEGQRRHGTWPTASAALGRTMTASLMLGAMLKGDDKLTVKVEGGGPIGAIVADANAKGEVRAYVSNPQVHFDLNEQGKLDVRRAVGTSGTLSVVKDLGLREFFTGQVEIVSGELGDDFTYYLVSSEQVPSSVGVGVLVNPDNTILAAGGFIIQLMPGTDDETITKIEQRLSQVEPISKLIQKGLTPEEILEEVLGEKPEILETMPVRFHCPCSKERFETAILGLGKKEIQDMIEEDGQAEAVCHFCNEKYLFTKEELEGLRDQTTR is encoded by the coding sequence ATGGATTATTTAATAAAAGCACTTGCGTATGACGGAAAAGTGCGCGCTTATGCAGCGAGAACAACTGATATGGTAAACGAGGGACAAAGACGACATGGCACGTGGCCGACAGCATCCGCTGCACTGGGCCGAACAATGACAGCTTCTCTTATGCTCGGGGCTATGCTGAAGGGCGATGATAAGCTGACTGTGAAAGTCGAGGGCGGAGGTCCAATCGGAGCAATTGTGGCTGATGCCAATGCAAAAGGAGAAGTCAGAGCATATGTCTCTAACCCGCAAGTTCATTTTGATTTAAATGAACAAGGCAAGCTTGATGTTAGACGTGCTGTTGGAACAAGCGGAACGTTAAGTGTCGTAAAAGATTTAGGGTTGCGTGAGTTTTTCACAGGACAAGTAGAAATTGTTTCAGGAGAATTGGGAGATGATTTCACCTACTATCTTGTGTCGTCGGAGCAGGTTCCTTCATCTGTGGGTGTCGGTGTGCTCGTGAATCCTGACAACACCATTCTTGCGGCAGGCGGCTTTATTATTCAGCTTATGCCGGGAACCGATGATGAAACCATCACAAAAATTGAACAGCGTCTATCCCAAGTAGAGCCGATTTCTAAGCTCATCCAAAAAGGCCTTACACCAGAAGAAATATTAGAAGAAGTCCTAGGTGAGAAGCCTGAGATTTTGGAAACGATGCCTGTTAGATTCCATTGTCCTTGTTCAAAAGAACGTTTCGAAACAGCCATTTTAGGACTAGGCAAAAAAGAAATACAAGATATGATAGAAGAAGATGGACAAGCCGAAGCAGTATGCCATTTTTGTAATGAAAAGTACTTATTTACAAAAGAAGAGCTGGAAGGGCTTCGTGACCAAACTACCCGCTAA
- a CDS encoding type III pantothenate kinase yields MLLVIDVGNTNTVLGVYHNGELEYHWRIETSRHKTEDEFGMILRSLFEHSGLMFEQIDGIIISSVVPPIMFALERMCTKYFHIEPQIVGPGMKTGLNIKYDNPKEVGADRIVNAVAAIHLYGNPLIVVDFGTATTYCYIDENKQYMGGAIAPGITISTEALYSRAAKLPRIEITRPDNIIGKNTVSAMQSGILFGYVGQVEGIVKRIKWQAKQEPKVIATGGLASLIANESDCIDIVDPFLTLKGLELIYERNRVGSV; encoded by the coding sequence TTGTTACTGGTTATTGATGTGGGGAACACCAATACTGTACTTGGTGTATACCATAATGGAGAATTAGAATATCACTGGCGTATAGAAACAAGCAGGCATAAAACAGAAGATGAGTTTGGGATGATTTTGCGCTCCTTATTCGAGCATTCCGGGCTCATGTTTGAACAGATAGATGGCATTATTATTTCATCAGTAGTGCCGCCGATCATGTTTGCATTAGAAAGAATGTGCACAAAATACTTTCATATCGAACCGCAAATTGTCGGTCCGGGTATGAAGACAGGTTTAAATATAAAATATGACAATCCGAAAGAAGTGGGAGCAGACAGAATCGTAAATGCTGTCGCTGCAATACACTTATACGGCAATCCGTTAATTGTTGTTGATTTTGGAACTGCTACAACGTATTGCTATATTGATGAAAACAAACAATACATGGGCGGGGCGATTGCTCCTGGGATTACGATTTCAACAGAGGCGCTTTACTCGCGTGCGGCAAAGCTCCCACGTATCGAAATCACCCGGCCTGACAATATTATCGGAAAAAACACTGTTAGCGCGATGCAATCTGGAATTTTATTTGGCTATGTCGGTCAAGTGGAAGGAATCGTCAAGCGAATAAAATGGCAGGCAAAACAGGAACCAAAGGTCATTGCGACAGGAGGCCTTGCGTCGCTCATTGCAAATGAATCAGATTGCATAGATATCGTTGATCCATTCCTAACCCTAAAAGGACTGGAATTGATTTATGAACGAAACCGCGTAGGAAGTGTATAG
- the prkT gene encoding serine/threonine protein kinase PrkT: protein MMNDALTSLACSLKPGMTIKGKWNGNAYTLRKQLGKGANGIVYLAEASDGHVALKVSDDSLSITSEVNVLKSFSKAQSVTMGPSFFDTDDAYILSTNTKVSFYAMEYIKGPLLLNYISDKGAEWIPVLMIQLLSSLSVLHQQGWIFGDLKPDNLIVTGPPARIRCIDVGGTTKEGRAIKEYTEFYDRGYWGYGTRKAEPSYDLFAVAMIMINSVHKKEFKKTNQPKEQLRSLIEGNTLLQKYKKVLFSALNGDYQSAEEMKKDMLDAGQKAVQGKQAAKAPPQPVTRQRQQKPRQGKVTKTRYTPKQKAAKSGGLFETTLIVISVLAFYFAYIIFFLI, encoded by the coding sequence AGCTTGGAAAAGGGGCCAATGGAATTGTGTATTTGGCAGAAGCATCAGATGGACATGTTGCCTTAAAGGTGAGTGATGACAGCTTGTCTATTACTTCTGAAGTGAATGTCTTGAAATCTTTCTCAAAGGCCCAGTCCGTTACGATGGGGCCTTCTTTTTTTGATACAGATGATGCCTATATCCTCAGTACCAATACAAAGGTTTCATTTTATGCAATGGAATACATAAAAGGGCCGCTGCTTTTGAATTATATCAGTGATAAAGGAGCAGAATGGATACCGGTATTGATGATTCAGCTGTTATCCAGCTTATCGGTGCTTCACCAGCAAGGATGGATATTCGGCGATCTTAAACCTGATAATCTGATCGTAACCGGTCCGCCCGCAAGAATCCGATGCATTGATGTAGGCGGCACAACAAAGGAAGGCCGGGCGATAAAAGAGTATACCGAGTTTTACGACAGGGGCTATTGGGGGTATGGAACAAGAAAAGCTGAGCCCTCCTACGATCTGTTCGCAGTTGCCATGATTATGATCAACAGCGTGCATAAAAAAGAATTCAAGAAAACAAACCAGCCTAAGGAACAGCTTAGGTCTCTAATCGAAGGAAACACATTGCTGCAAAAGTACAAAAAAGTGCTTTTTTCAGCATTGAACGGAGATTACCAATCCGCAGAAGAAATGAAGAAGGATATGCTCGATGCAGGGCAAAAGGCAGTACAGGGAAAACAAGCTGCAAAAGCACCGCCGCAGCCTGTCACAAGACAAAGACAGCAAAAACCGCGTCAAGGGAAAGTAACGAAGACGCGATATACCCCTAAACAGAAAGCGGCTAAGTCGGGAGGGTTATTTGAAACAACGCTTATCGTGATCAGTGTTTTAGCGTTTTATTTCGCCTACATTATCTTTTTCTTAATCTGA
- the ftsH gene encoding ATP-dependent zinc metalloprotease FtsH, which yields MNRVFRNTIFYLLILLVVIGVVSYFQTSNPKTENMSYSTFIKNLDDGKVDSVSVQPVRGVYEVKGQLKNYDKDQYFLSHVPEGKGADQIFNALKKTDVKVEPAQETSGWVTFLTTIIPFVIIFILFFFLLNQAQGGGSRVMNFGKSKAKLYTEEKKRVKFKDVAGADEEKQELVEVVDFLKDPRKFAEVGARIPKGVLLVGPPGTGKTLLAKACAGEAGVPFFSISGSDFVEMFVGVGASRVRDLFENAKKNAPCLIFIDEIDAVGRQRGAGLGGGHDEREQTLNQLLVEMDGFSANEGIIIIAATNRADILDPALLRPGRFDRQITVDRPDVIGREAVLKVHARNKPLDETVNLKSIAMRTPGFSGADLENLLNEAALVAARQNKKKIDARDIDEATDRVIAGPAKKSRVISKKERNIVAYHEGGHTVIGLVLDEADMVHKVTIVPRGQAGGYAVMLPREDRYFQTKPELLDKIVGLLGGRVAEEIIFGEVSTGAHNDFQRATNIARKMVTEFGMSEKLGPLQFGQSQGGQVFLGRDFNNEQNYSDQIAYEIDQEIQRIIKECYERAKQILTENRDKLELIAQTLLKVETLDAEQIKHLVDHGSLPERNFSDDEKTDDVKVNILTKTDEKKDDTKE from the coding sequence ATGAATCGGGTCTTCCGTAATACCATTTTTTATTTACTTATTTTATTAGTAGTAATCGGGGTTGTGAGCTACTTCCAGACCTCAAATCCGAAAACAGAAAATATGTCGTACAGTACGTTTATCAAAAATCTGGATGACGGGAAAGTTGATAGCGTATCGGTTCAGCCTGTCAGAGGTGTTTATGAGGTAAAAGGACAGCTGAAAAACTACGACAAAGATCAATACTTCTTGAGTCATGTTCCTGAAGGAAAGGGAGCAGACCAGATATTTAATGCTTTGAAAAAGACAGACGTAAAGGTTGAGCCCGCTCAAGAAACAAGCGGATGGGTGACGTTCCTGACGACCATCATCCCGTTTGTCATTATCTTTATCCTGTTTTTCTTCCTGCTCAATCAGGCTCAAGGCGGCGGCAGCCGTGTCATGAACTTTGGAAAGAGTAAGGCGAAGCTGTATACAGAGGAAAAGAAACGCGTCAAATTTAAAGACGTTGCAGGGGCGGACGAGGAAAAACAAGAACTCGTTGAAGTTGTTGATTTTCTGAAAGATCCCCGCAAGTTTGCCGAGGTTGGCGCAAGAATACCAAAAGGCGTGCTTTTAGTCGGACCTCCGGGTACCGGTAAAACATTGCTTGCCAAAGCTTGTGCAGGTGAAGCTGGCGTACCTTTCTTCAGCATCAGCGGATCTGATTTCGTTGAAATGTTTGTAGGTGTCGGTGCTTCCCGTGTGCGTGACTTGTTTGAAAATGCGAAAAAGAATGCGCCTTGTTTGATCTTCATTGATGAAATCGACGCAGTTGGGCGCCAGCGTGGAGCGGGTCTCGGCGGCGGACACGATGAACGTGAACAGACGCTAAACCAATTGCTTGTTGAAATGGACGGATTCAGCGCCAATGAAGGCATCATCATCATTGCTGCGACGAACCGTGCGGACATCTTGGACCCAGCTTTACTTCGTCCGGGACGTTTTGACCGTCAAATCACAGTGGACCGCCCAGATGTCATTGGCCGTGAAGCTGTATTGAAAGTCCATGCGAGAAACAAACCACTGGATGAAACGGTTAACCTGAAGTCAATTGCCATGAGAACACCTGGCTTCTCAGGCGCTGACTTGGAAAATCTCTTGAATGAAGCTGCTCTTGTGGCTGCTCGTCAAAACAAGAAAAAAATCGATGCGCGTGATATTGACGAAGCGACGGACCGTGTGATTGCCGGACCTGCTAAGAAAAGCCGCGTCATCTCCAAGAAAGAACGCAACATCGTGGCTTATCACGAAGGCGGACACACCGTTATCGGACTCGTTTTAGATGAGGCTGACATGGTTCATAAAGTAACGATTGTTCCCCGCGGCCAGGCTGGCGGTTATGCGGTTATGCTTCCAAGAGAAGACCGTTACTTCCAGACAAAGCCGGAGCTGCTTGATAAAATTGTCGGCCTCTTGGGCGGACGTGTAGCTGAAGAAATTATCTTCGGTGAAGTCAGCACAGGAGCGCACAATGACTTCCAGCGTGCGACGAATATTGCAAGAAAAATGGTTACAGAATTCGGTATGTCAGAAAAACTGGGTCCGTTGCAATTTGGACAGTCTCAGGGCGGCCAGGTATTCTTAGGCCGTGATTTCAACAACGAACAAAACTATAGTGATCAAATCGCTTACGAAATTGATCAGGAAATTCAGCGCATTATCAAAGAATGTTATGAGCGCGCCAAACAAATCCTGACTGAAAATCGTGACAAGCTTGAATTGATTGCTCAAACGCTTCTGAAAGTTGAAACACTCGATGCTGAACAAATCAAACACCTTGTCGATCATGGATCATTGCCTGAACGCAATTTCTCTGATGATGAGAAGACCGATGACGTGAAAGTAAACATTCTGACAAAAACAGACGAAAAGAAAGACGATACAAAAGAGTAA
- the cysK gene encoding cysteine synthase A gives MVRVANSITELIGNTPIVKLNRLADENSADVYLKLEYMNPGSSVKDRIGLAMIEAAEKEGKLKAGDTIIEPTSGNTGIGLAMVAAAKGLKAILVMPDTMSMERRNLLRAYGAELVLTPGAEGMKGAIKKAEELAEKNGYFVPQQFNNPSNPEIHRQTTGKEIVEQFGDDQLDAFVAGIGTGGTITGAGEVLKEAYPSVKIYAVEPSDSPVLSGGKPGPHKIQGIGAGFVPDILNTEVYDEIFPVKNEEAFEYARRAAREEGILGGISSGAAIYAALQVAKKLGKGKKVLAVIPSNGERYLSTPLYQFD, from the coding sequence ATGGTACGTGTAGCAAACTCCATTACTGAATTAATCGGGAATACGCCAATCGTTAAATTAAATCGCCTTGCAGATGAAAACAGTGCAGATGTATATCTAAAGCTTGAATACATGAACCCTGGAAGCAGTGTTAAAGACCGTATCGGTTTAGCTATGATTGAAGCTGCTGAAAAAGAAGGGAAATTAAAAGCTGGTGACACAATCATTGAACCGACAAGCGGAAATACTGGAATCGGGCTTGCGATGGTTGCTGCGGCTAAAGGATTAAAAGCCATTTTGGTTATGCCTGATACAATGAGCATGGAGCGCCGCAACCTTCTTCGCGCATACGGTGCTGAGCTTGTGCTGACTCCTGGCGCGGAAGGCATGAAAGGCGCGATTAAGAAAGCTGAAGAGCTTGCTGAAAAGAACGGATACTTTGTGCCGCAACAGTTCAATAATCCTTCTAACCCAGAAATTCACCGCCAAACAACGGGTAAAGAAATCGTTGAGCAATTTGGTGATGATCAGCTTGATGCATTTGTAGCCGGTATCGGTACAGGTGGAACGATTACAGGGGCTGGCGAAGTTCTGAAGGAAGCATACCCTTCCGTCAAAATTTACGCTGTTGAACCGTCAGACTCTCCCGTGCTTTCAGGAGGAAAACCAGGCCCTCATAAAATTCAGGGAATCGGAGCTGGATTTGTGCCTGACATCTTAAATACAGAAGTATACGATGAAATCTTCCCTGTGAAGAATGAAGAAGCATTCGAATATGCGCGCAGAGCTGCACGTGAAGAAGGAATTCTCGGAGGCATCTCATCAGGCGCGGCAATTTATGCTGCTCTTCAAGTAGCGAAAAAACTCGGAAAAGGCAAAAAAGTATTGGCCGTCATTCCAAGTAACGGTGAACGTTATCTGAGCACGCCGCTGTATCAATTCGATTAA
- a CDS encoding peptidyl-prolyl cis-trans isomerase yields MKSRTIWTIILGALLACCIAVAYTLTKSQAGASPSDESIATVGGKSVTRQEWLKEMEDQYGKSTLEDMINVQVVEQLAKKNNLKVSKSEIDGEFLLIKAVNNSFYEDERTTEKEWKDQIRYNILLEDLLTKDIDISNKEKKSFYNKNKELYQFDDSYRIRHIVVKDEEEAKEVLKELKGGSSFEAVAAERSTDRYTSPYGGDLGFVTEASDNIPSAYIEEAKTLKEDEWSDEPIKVSNGYAVIQLKEKLKARTFSYDEVKDQIRRQIAMDQLGDKATVKTLWKEADVSWFYGEKSTK; encoded by the coding sequence TTGAAATCAAGAACAATCTGGACCATTATTTTAGGGGCGCTGTTGGCTTGTTGTATTGCCGTTGCATATACGCTGACAAAATCCCAAGCCGGTGCATCGCCATCCGATGAGTCTATTGCGACTGTCGGAGGCAAAAGTGTGACAAGACAAGAATGGCTGAAAGAAATGGAAGATCAATATGGGAAATCGACACTTGAAGATATGATCAATGTCCAAGTCGTTGAGCAGCTCGCCAAAAAGAACAATCTCAAAGTGTCTAAAAGTGAAATTGATGGGGAGTTTTTGCTGATTAAAGCGGTCAACAATTCCTTTTACGAAGACGAACGTACAACAGAGAAAGAGTGGAAAGACCAAATTCGTTATAATATCCTCCTTGAAGACTTGTTAACAAAGGATATTGATATCTCAAACAAAGAAAAGAAATCATTCTATAATAAAAATAAAGAACTGTATCAGTTTGATGATTCGTATCGAATTCGGCACATTGTTGTAAAAGATGAAGAAGAAGCGAAAGAAGTCCTGAAGGAACTGAAAGGCGGCTCAAGCTTTGAAGCTGTTGCGGCGGAAAGGTCTACAGACAGATACACATCACCATACGGCGGAGATTTAGGTTTTGTCACAGAAGCATCAGACAACATTCCGTCAGCATACATTGAAGAAGCAAAAACACTCAAAGAGGATGAATGGTCTGACGAACCGATAAAGGTCAGTAATGGATATGCCGTTATTCAGCTGAAAGAAAAACTAAAGGCGAGAACATTCTCATATGATGAAGTGAAGGATCAGATCAGACGGCAAATCGCAATGGATCAGTTAGGTGATAAAGCGACAGTCAAAACGCTTTGGAAAGAAGCCGATGTATCTTGGTTTTATGGGGAAAAAAGTACTAAATGA
- a CDS encoding anthranilate synthase component I family protein codes for MAQRRPAGKKVPFQKDSFLQQFEKLARSKKQHVLLESARGGRYSIAGLDPIATVKGKDGITTIKHGDEILFKEGDPLRAFHSWFKTLETETNHELPDFQGGAIGFLSYDYARYIENFKMLSLDDLETPDIYFLVFDDIAVYDHQEESLWLITHVNGSDHESADVKLSELERMWLAELPAVPSREMKHETDGSFAAPFTEDGFSQAVEKIKQYIASGDVFQVNLSIRQSQSMSAHPYQIYKALREVNPSPYMSYLETPDFQIICGSPELLVSKKGKLLETRPIAGTRSRGETDEEDKALVNELIHNEKERAEHVMLVDLERNDLGRVSRYGSVRVNEFMAIEKYSHVMHIVSNVQGELQDGYDAVDIIHAVFPGGTITGAPKVRTMEIIEELEPTRRGLYTGSIGWFGYNNDLQFNIVIRTIYATGGQAFMQSGAGVVIDSVPKHEYRESFKKAFAMQKALELSKAETKIR; via the coding sequence ATGGCACAACGCAGACCGGCAGGCAAAAAAGTACCTTTTCAAAAAGATTCATTCTTACAACAATTTGAGAAACTTGCGCGATCCAAAAAACAGCATGTGCTGCTTGAAAGTGCAAGAGGCGGCAGATACAGTATAGCCGGTCTTGATCCAATTGCGACAGTAAAAGGAAAAGACGGGATTACCACGATTAAGCATGGAGATGAAATTCTGTTTAAAGAAGGCGATCCATTACGCGCCTTCCATAGCTGGTTTAAAACGCTGGAAACAGAAACAAATCACGAGCTTCCAGATTTTCAAGGCGGGGCAATCGGGTTTCTCAGCTATGATTACGCACGTTACATTGAAAACTTTAAAATGCTCTCACTAGATGACTTGGAAACGCCAGATATTTATTTTCTTGTTTTTGATGATATAGCAGTTTATGACCATCAAGAAGAGTCTCTGTGGCTGATTACTCATGTTAATGGTTCTGATCACGAATCTGCGGACGTAAAGTTATCTGAGCTGGAGCGAATGTGGCTGGCTGAGCTTCCTGCTGTCCCTTCGCGAGAGATGAAGCATGAAACAGACGGTTCCTTCGCGGCGCCATTTACCGAGGATGGATTCTCGCAAGCTGTAGAGAAAATTAAACAATACATTGCCAGCGGAGATGTGTTTCAAGTCAATCTATCAATTAGGCAGTCACAGTCAATGTCGGCCCACCCATATCAAATTTACAAAGCCCTGAGAGAAGTAAATCCTTCTCCTTATATGTCATATTTAGAAACACCTGATTTTCAAATCATTTGCGGATCACCTGAACTGCTTGTCAGCAAAAAGGGCAAATTATTAGAGACGAGACCGATTGCAGGCACTCGTTCCAGAGGGGAAACCGATGAAGAAGACAAGGCGCTCGTAAACGAATTGATCCACAATGAAAAAGAACGCGCTGAACATGTCATGCTGGTTGATCTTGAGCGAAATGACTTGGGGAGAGTATCACGGTACGGCTCCGTGCGCGTAAATGAATTCATGGCCATTGAAAAATACTCGCATGTAATGCACATTGTGTCTAACGTCCAAGGTGAACTGCAGGATGGATATGATGCTGTGGATATTATTCATGCTGTATTTCCCGGGGGAACCATTACAGGTGCTCCCAAAGTAAGAACGATGGAAATTATAGAAGAGCTTGAGCCGACACGCCGCGGGCTTTATACTGGATCTATAGGATGGTTTGGATATAACAACGATCTGCAGTTTAATATCGTCATTCGAACCATTTATGCAACCGGAGGGCAGGCATTCATGCAGTCCGGCGCAGGAGTTGTGATTGATTCTGTTCCAAAGCACGAATACAGAGAATCATTCAAAAAAGCTTTTGCGATGCAAAAGGCGTTAGAGCTGAGCAAAGCAGAGACAAAAATCAGATGA